The following nucleotide sequence is from Methylocella sp..
AGGATTGGCCGAAAAGGATTGTTCGAATTTACCCGGCTTACCGTTAAATTCCTCGGCATCAGCCGGCGGATCGCGCTTAATTGTCACATTTGGCCAAACCTGAGACATCTCATTGTTCAGCTGCAGCCATTTTTCAAGTCCGCGCTCAGTATCCGGCTTGATCGCCTCGGCCGGGCATTCAGGCTCGCAGACGCCGCAATCGATGCATTCATCCGGATTGATGACGAGCATATTCTCGCCTTCATAGAAGCAATCCACCGGGCAAACTTCAACGCAATCCATATACTTGCATCTTATGCAATTTTCCAGGACCACATAGGTCATCATCATGCTCCTTTGCACGCACGGCCTGCGAAACCTTTGGCGATGCAACACGATGCTAGCGAGTTGCAACGCCTAGTCGGGTTCAGGGCAAAAGCATCACCCTCCGGTCGGCCGCGACCGCAACTCTTTGATCGATAAGTTGATTTCCCCGAGCTTATAAACGGGCTCGATCCACTAGCGCCTTTGTCACGTCTTAGCAAGGGATTCACAGCGGCGGCGCCGCGGTCCGCCGCGACAAATTGCGTCAGCGCGTCCCTGAAGCCAGCGCTTTGCATCGCAATCATTTCTGCGCTGCAGCGCCTGAACTCAGATCCTCGAACAGAAGCCTGGCTTCTGGAAATGAGCCGCGCCGCGTCCCTGGATCCAGAATTTTCAAGACGCGAACCTGTTGCTCGAGCGCGATCGTTAGAACATCCCCAGGTCCGACAGCTTTGGCGGGGGCGTCGATTCGTCGCGCATTGATCCGCACATGGCCAGAGGCGACGAGGCGGGTCGCCAAGCTCCGAGATTTCACAACCCGGGCGAACCATAACCATTTGTCAAGCCGCTGTCTTTCGGCCATGCCTTTCCTTCATAGTCGCGCTAATCCGCACGACTTATTCACTCCCTGCTGCATTTTCAAGCAAGCAGTCCGCCTTTTGAAAACGCCAACGGATTGGCTTTGCGCGCGGGGCCATCCGCGCTGTCAAGGGTGGGGACGCCGGCAAAGGCCCTCCACAGGCCTTCGACAAAGGCCGGCTCCATATCGCGCAAAATGAATACGATGCGAGTTCCGTGGTCATCATCCGGCCAGGCCGGAAGGCGCGTCGGTGGATGGAAAACATGCTGCACGCCATGGATGACGACAGGCCGCAGAGGGTCATCCGATAGAGCGACAATTCCTTTTACGCGCAAAAGGCTGGGTCCGTGCGCGTTGCGCAAGAGGTCAAGAAAAAGATCGAAAGCGGCGGGCGAAATCGGCGACTCGTGGCGCATACAGAAGGCGCGAATGCGGGCGTCGTGCCGATTGACGTCCTGGCGGCGATGGTCGTGGCTATGATGATGATCGTGCTTGTGATCATGATCCCCATGCGTCGATCCATCGGCGTCCGCATCAGGCGCGAAAGCTTCCGCATTCAGCCAACGGCGAACATCGAGCGTTTTGCGGTCAGGATCGTAGAGCCCCGCGTCGAGGAGGGCGGTCGCAGTCGCCTCGCCTTTCGCGGCGTCGAGAAGACGGGCCCCCGGATTGAGGCCGGCGAGACGCGCGCGCAGATCGCTCAAAGTCTCGGCGTCCGGGTCGCCGATAAGATCGGTCTTCGTCAGGACGATCCGGTCGGCGACTGCCGCCTGTTTCACCGCTTCCTCATGCGCATCGAGCGTCGCCGCGCCGTTCACGGCGTCAACCAGAGTGACGACGCCATCGAGACGAAACCGCAGCATCAGATAGGGATGATACATGATGGTGTGAAGCACCGGGGCCGGATCGGCGAGACCCGTTGTCTCGATCACCACGCGCCGGAATGGCGTAATGCGTCCGTTGTCGCGCCGGCGCAGAATATCTTCGAGCGTGGCGATGAGATCGCCGCGGATTGTGCAACATAAACAGCCTGACGTCATGACCAGCATGTCGTCGCCGGACTGCTCGACCAGAAGATGATCCAGGCCGATTTCGCCGAATTCGTTGATGATGACGAGAGTGTCGGCCAGCGCCGGATCGCGCAGCAGGCGGTTCAACAGGGTGGTTTTGCCGGCGCCGAGAAACCCGGTGATGATGGTTAACGGAAAGGGCGGCGGCGGTCGCCTTCCCTGGCTGGTCGCCGGCTGCTCCGCAACGTCCGGCTCCATTTCCTGCTGCATCATGTCTTGCTCCATCGCGCCTTGGACCATGACAGATGGATCATTGGACGGCATTTGTCTCTGCTTTTTTGGCGCCGGCTTTTTGCGCGACCTTGGCGGCTGCCCCATGCGACTTTCCAGCCTTGGCTATCGCCTGCTGGCGCGTTTCCGCTTTGGCTTTGGAGGCTTCAGTCTTTGCCGTTTTGGTCTTTGCCGCGATGTCCTTCACATGCTGGGGCTTGCCCTTCGCAGCATGGGCCGATTTGGGCGAGGCTTTGACGTCCTTGCCGTCCGATTCCTCGCTGGCCGTTTGCGTCGCTGCCGGCCGGCGCCCATGCGAGGCTTTGGCTGCGGAGCGAAGCGCGTGTTTTGATCTCCCTTTCATGGGAAGCGCGCCGACATCTTGAGCCAGCGGCGCGCTATCGGCGAGGGTTGGCTGTTTGGCTGGAGCGTAGGCGCTCACGGCCTCGGGCGGGGCATCGGTTCCGACGGGCGTGTGTCCTGCGCGGGCCTGCGCGATGGGTCCGACATAGCCGGCGGGGGCGCCGATCGAGATGGGCACGGGGTCGAAATCGGGCGCAGGCACCAATGTGATGCGCGTCGCCATCGGCGATATTCGCGATAGCGCGCTGCTGTCATAGGCGGCGCTTTCCGGAGCGGCGAAGGCGCGGGCGTTGGCGGCTTCCAGCGGGGCCATCAGCCGCTCTATATCGGCGTTGGCCTGGGCGATCGCCGAGCCGCGGTTGCGGCAAATGGCATTTCCCATGTCGGGCGCGGCGGCGCCTTGCGCCTGAAGATCAACCACCGAACCGGAAGGCTGATCGACGCCGGCGAAGCCGCGGTCAAACAGAGTGGCGGCCCTGATCGTACGCAACGCGACATTTGGCGATCCGAGCACCACGGCAATCAATCTCTTGCCGCCTTGGCTGGCGCTCAAGACGATATTGAATCCGGCGGCGCAGGTGAATCCGGTCTTCATTCCATCGACGCCGGGATAGCGGCCAAGCATATTATTGTGATTTGTGATGACCCTTCCGTCGAGCTCCAAAGCGCCGATGTTGAACAGGTCGGCGCGCTCGGGAAAGGTCAGATACAAGGCGCGTCCCAGAATAGCCAGATCGCGCGCCGAAGAAACATGCCGCGGGTCGGGCAGGCCATTTGGATTGACGAAATGCGATTGCTGCATTCCGAGCGATGCGGCCGACTCATTCATATCGTCGGCGAAGGCTTCGACCGAGCCCGAAACGCCCTCGGCGACCGTAACGGCGATGTCGTTGGCCGACTTCACCATCAGCATTTTCAGCGCGGTGTTGAGCGTCACCAGGGTACCGGGCCGGAACCCCATTTTGGATGGCGGCATTGATGTGGCGCGGGCGGAGACGACCAGCGGCGTGTCGAGAGAGATGCTGTGGTCGCGCACGGCTTTCAGCGCGACATAGACCGTCATCAATTTCGTCAACGAAGCCGGATACCAAGGCTGCGCGGCCTGATCCTGATAGAGGACAGCGCCGGAATTGAGTTCAATCACCAGCGCCGGAGCCGCCGATGCGGCGCTGACCACAGCAAGGCAAAAGGCGAACGTCGCGACCGCCAAACCAGCGAGCCAATGTTTTGGCTTGCGGTTGCCGCCGCAGATCGTTTCATCAGCCGCAGAACAGGCCGGCCGCCGGCTTGAAGTGTCCATATATGTTGACGCTTGCTTGCTTGAACTCAGGCGAATCAGGATGCCCATCCGAGGCGCTCCGATCCTCTGTCCTACCCCCTGTAGGCTTGCTCGGATAGAGCTATGGTGGAACGATGGCTTTAAAGCGACCATGCATGAAGATTATGGCGCTAAGCTGGCGGTTTACGCGCCGCCTCAAATCATCGTGATCCGGCCGCCATCGGACGCTCGCCCGCGTTCGGCGATGCGACCCGCTCCGGTCTTATGCCCATGCCCACCACGCGCGCCGGCAAACGCCGCAGGATTGGAAAGCTCTTGAAAAGGCGCAGGAACCACGGCGGCTCAACCGGCCCAATGCCTTTCAGAATGCGGGAAATCAACTTGTTTTGAATGAAGACCTGTATCGCTTGCGTGACTTTAGTGGGGAATTCCCGCCGGGCTTGTACCCGAGCCAGGCATTCATCCGGCGGTCGCGGCTGGCTGAGCAAGGGTTGAGACAAGAGATTGGCGGTGGCGATGGCGTCCTGAATGGCCAGATTAATGCCGACCCCGCCGACCGGCGACATCGCGTGCGCGGCGTCTCCTATGCATAGAAGGCCGGGCTTGTGCCAGAGGGGTAGACGATCGACCGCAACGCTGAGCAGCCGGACATCGTCAAAGCTCGCGAGTTCGGCGGTCCGGTCCGCAAGAAACGGGGCCAGTTCCGCAATCCGCGCGCGCAACGCCGCGATTCCGGCGGCTTTGATCTCGTCGGCGGCGTCTTTGGGGATCACATAGCCGCATTGCCAATGTTCGCCGCGATTGATCGTCACCAGCATCTGCCCGGCGTCGAGCCGGCCGAAAACCTCGATTGGATCGTCGCGGCGGCGCGAAAGCTTGAACCAGAGCACATCCATCGGCGCGCCTATGTTCAGCGGCGCAAAACCGGCCTCCGCGCGGACCTGCGAATGGCGGCCATCGGCGCCGATGGTGAGATCCGCGCGAATCGTTAAGGCCCCATCCTTGGTTTCGGCCTGGACGCCGGCGACTCGGCTTCCTTCTCGCAGAAGTCCCGTGACCTCCGTCGACATCATCAAACGGAACTGCGGGTAGCGCGCGGCCTTTTGCGCCAAAAAATCGAGGAAATCCCACTGCGGCATGAAGGCGATGAATTTCGCATGGGTCGGCAGGTGCGAAAAATCGGCAAGGGGAATAGTGACGGCCCCGATTTGCGCTGAGAGTTGGCGCGCCTCCTGGTGCGGCAACTTCAAAAATTCCTCAAGCAGTCCGAGATCGCTTAAGGCTTCGAGCGTTGAGGGGTGGATCGTGTCGCCGCGGAAATCCCGCAGGAAATCAGCGTGTTTCTCGACGACGATCGTATCGATTCCGGCGCGGGCGAACAGCAGGCCGAGCATCATCCCAGCCGGTCCGCCGCCAACGATGCAGCAGCGGCACGAGAGACCTTCCGATGGAGAATTTTCTGCGCCGCGATCGGCCACCATCAAATTCCAGCGGCGCTGGCGATTGAATCCGTCTCTAGATCGCGCGCGTCAGGCATCGTCTCCATGGGCGGCCTCGTTGATTGTAATGGTCTTCATCTTCGAAAAATCGATGGCGACCGGCATTTTTTCTTTCACGATCATCAATTGATAGGTTTTGATGACGTGTTCGAGCCGCCGATAAGCTTCCTTATATTCATCTGATGTCTTGGATATGGAAAGAGGCTTCAGGCAGAATTCAATGATTTCGCGCGGGCGGTCGAATTTATCCATCTGTGTCGCTCCTTTGGATCGATCTAAATATTACATGAAGGGCCGTTTCGGTGAATGCAATGTGAATGCCGCGCGACAGAAAAGCTTTCATACCGACACAGAAGGTTCGCGCAGCCGCAGCGCCGCCGTGACCATAACCGCCACGAGAATATTTGCGGCGAGCGCCAGCAGCCCGGAGTAGACGGTGACGCTAGAGCCGTTGATCACCAGAGCGTGCAAGGGCTTGAATCCGTTCAACCAGGCAAGCCGGGTGCCCCCCAAAAAGCCGGTCGCCCAGCCGGCGAGAATGCCGGGCGCGCGGAACCAGCTTGTGAAAAGCCCGAAAATCAAAGCCGGGAACGTCTGCAAGATCCACAAACTGCCGAGCAATTGCAGATCAAGCGCAAATTGGATCGGCAGGAACAAGATCACCAGAAGCGCGCCGACTTTGACGGCCATCGAGGTTATTTTGGCGACCTTCGCCTCTCCTTGGGGAGTGATGTCAGGCTCGACATAGGCTTTCCAGAAATTGCGGGTGAAGAGATTGGCGGCGCCGATGCTCATGACGGCGGCCGGAACGAGCGCGCCAATCGCGATGGCGGCGAAGGCGAAACCGGCGAACCAGCCCGGAAACAAAGCCTTGAACAGCATCGGGACGACGTCATTATTGTTGGTGAGCTTCAGCCCGGCGGCATGGCCCATGTAGCCCAAGAGCGCGAGCAGGCCGAGCAGCAGGGTATAGGCCGGCAGCAACATGGCGTTCTTGCGGATCGTATGGGCGCCTGAACTCGCAAAAATCGCCGTTATCGTATGCGGATACATGAAGGCGGCCATGGCCGAGCCGAAAGCCAAGGTCGCATAGGCGACATATTGGCTTGGCGCCAGCAGTATTCCGCCAGTCCCTTTGGCCTTGAAAGCCGCATCGGCGGCGGCGAATACTGCGTGATAACCGCCGAGCTTAAGCGGAATCAACGCGATTGCGACAATAACGACAATATAGATCATCGCATCCTTGACGAAGGCGATGAGCGCAGGCGCGCGGAGGCCCGACGAATAAGTGTAGATCGCCAGAACGAGAAAGGCGGCGATGAGCGGCAGCTCCCCGGCAAGGCCAAGAGCCTTGATCGCCGCCGACATGCCGATCAGCTGCAGCGCGATATAGGGCATCGTCGCGATGACCCCTGTTATCGCGACTGCGAGTTCGAGCGATCGCGATCCATAACGGCCGTGAACGACGTCGGCGGCGGTCACGTAATTATTGGCTTTGGCGACTTTCCAGAGCAGCGGCATGACCGCAAACACGAAGGGAAAAACAATGATCGTGTAGGGCAGGGCAAAGAAGCCATAAGCGCCGATGGCGTAGACCGGGGCCGGCGCGGCGATGATCGTATAGGCCGTGTAAAAGTCGCCGCCGACAAGAAACCAGGTGATCCATGTGCCGAATTGGCGACCGCCAAGGCCCCATTCGTCAAGATGCGCAAGGGTTTTTGGCCGCCGCCAGCGCGCCGCTACAAAACCCATGCCCGTGACGAGCGCGAAGAAGAAGAGAAAGACGGCCAGAGCCGGATAGTCGATCTCACCGCCCATCGCCGAGCCGCCCATAGACAATATAGATAAGCAGCGAGGTGATTGGCACAAAAAGCAATTGGTACCAATAGAACAATGGGAAGTCCAAGAGTTCCGGTTCCAAATGATTGTAGAAAGGGACGTAGAGCAGTCCAATATAGGGAATGAGAAGAAGAAACCAGATCGGACGCAAAGGGAAATTCTCCTCCCAAACAGATTTGAGCGGATGCTATCTGGTTGGCTTTAAAAATCAATCGGGAGCGGACATTCCGGCGACCGAAGGCGAGCCGCTAACCGGCGTCTGGCCGCCGGCTCAAATTCGCATCAGCCCGGTTTTGAATTGCCTAATCCTGTTCGGCGACAATCTTGTAGCGCTCGCCGGGAGTGAGCGTCGCATTGGGTTCAAGACCGTTGATCAGCAGAAAAGAATCGAGCTGCTGGTCGGGAACGGCCATTTTGGCCGCCATCGTCGATGGATCATCGCCGGCGGCGGCCGTGACGATGCCGATGCGCTGCGGATGCACCGCGCGAATCTCTTCGGGCGAGGCGTGATGAAATGATTGGAGCGCTGCGCGAAAACGCTTTTCGCTCTCGTCGGTTAGCGCGCGCGTGGCGAAGATCAGCCGATAAATCTCGGAGGGCTCGAACCGGATCACGGCGAGGCGGAAGTTCCATTCCCCAGCCCGCGCGCTGGCGATCACCGCCGGCGAATTGTTAACTTCGATCGCTTCAATCGAACTTTGCATCAAGCCATCGATCCAGCCAGACGCCATATACGTTTCGAGCGACATCCCAGGCGGCGCCTTGACGCTGTCGAGCCGTAGCGCTTCGTCGCCGTTCGCGGAGACCCCGAGCAGAGCTTTGGAGGCATTTTCCAGAGTAAATCCCTCCGGCGCTAGGAATGCGAACCCCAATCGGCCGTGGAGAAACCTGCGGCCGCGGACGACGCCTTCGGCCGGATTGTCGCCAAATATCATGCCATCGATCGCCGCAAGGTAAGGACCTCTATCGGTCTCGCCGATGCCCGGCGCGCCGATCTGGCGGGCGGCGGCGATAGCTTGCGTGACGCGCTCCGGAGTCGAGGGATGCGTCGCCAAAATATCCGGCTTATCCGCGCTGGCGTTCTGGCCGATCAGCGAAGTCCGCATCGACGCCGAGCGGCCAAGCGCGCTGAGGAAGCGGGACGCGCCATAGGGGTCAAAACCCGCGCGCGCGGTGACTTTGATGCCGATTGCGTCCGCCTCGAGCTCCTGCTGGCGCGAAAAGCTGGCGATGGT
It contains:
- the fdxA gene encoding ferredoxin FdxA, translated to MTYVVLENCIRCKYMDCVEVCPVDCFYEGENMLVINPDECIDCGVCEPECPAEAIKPDTERGLEKWLQLNNEMSQVWPNVTIKRDPPADAEEFNGKPGKFEQSFSANPGKGD
- a CDS encoding M48 family metalloprotease, which codes for MNNSADIAQSRRLTAEGLGRRIVTAFALAAALALGACASIEPQGEQSFKMDAPPLPPHPPGVETKAMAEHARMIALFDGEYKDPAAERYLNEILIKLANADDRKSEPYKVTILDSPIVNAFALPPRNLYVTRGLLALANDASEVAAVMAHEIAHLTARHAVRREEEEKRAAVISQAATVIQNKQKGEEVEAVARRTIASFSRQQELEADAIGIKVTARAGFDPYGASRFLSALGRSASMRTSLIGQNASADKPDILATHPSTPERVTQAIAAARQIGAPGIGETDRGPYLAAIDGMIFGDNPAEGVVRGRRFLHGRLGFAFLAPEGFTLENASKALLGVSANGDEALRLDSVKAPPGMSLETYMASGWIDGLMQSSIEAIEVNNSPAVIASARAGEWNFRLAVIRFEPSEIYRLIFATRALTDESEKRFRAALQSFHHASPEEIRAVHPQRIGIVTAAAGDDPSTMAAKMAVPDQQLDSFLLINGLEPNATLTPGERYKIVAEQD
- a CDS encoding DUF3311 domain-containing protein; translated protein: MWFLLLIPYIGLLYVPFYNHLEPELLDFPLFYWYQLLFVPITSLLIYIVYGRLGDGR
- a CDS encoding sodium:solute symporter — its product is MGGEIDYPALAVFLFFFALVTGMGFVAARWRRPKTLAHLDEWGLGGRQFGTWITWFLVGGDFYTAYTIIAAPAPVYAIGAYGFFALPYTIIVFPFVFAVMPLLWKVAKANNYVTAADVVHGRYGSRSLELAVAITGVIATMPYIALQLIGMSAAIKALGLAGELPLIAAFLVLAIYTYSSGLRAPALIAFVKDAMIYIVVIVAIALIPLKLGGYHAVFAAADAAFKAKGTGGILLAPSQYVAYATLAFGSAMAAFMYPHTITAIFASSGAHTIRKNAMLLPAYTLLLGLLALLGYMGHAAGLKLTNNNDVVPMLFKALFPGWFAGFAFAAIAIGALVPAAVMSIGAANLFTRNFWKAYVEPDITPQGEAKVAKITSMAVKVGALLVILFLPIQFALDLQLLGSLWILQTFPALIFGLFTSWFRAPGILAGWATGFLGGTRLAWLNGFKPLHALVINGSSVTVYSGLLALAANILVAVMVTAALRLREPSVSV
- a CDS encoding GTP-binding protein, with translation MMQQEMEPDVAEQPATSQGRRPPPPFPLTIITGFLGAGKTTLLNRLLRDPALADTLVIINEFGEIGLDHLLVEQSGDDMLVMTSGCLCCTIRGDLIATLEDILRRRDNGRITPFRRVVIETTGLADPAPVLHTIMYHPYLMLRFRLDGVVTLVDAVNGAATLDAHEEAVKQAAVADRIVLTKTDLIGDPDAETLSDLRARLAGLNPGARLLDAAKGEATATALLDAGLYDPDRKTLDVRRWLNAEAFAPDADADGSTHGDHDHKHDHHHSHDHRRQDVNRHDARIRAFCMRHESPISPAAFDLFLDLLRNAHGPSLLRVKGIVALSDDPLRPVVIHGVQHVFHPPTRLPAWPDDDHGTRIVFILRDMEPAFVEGLWRAFAGVPTLDSADGPARKANPLAFSKGGLLA
- a CDS encoding RNA-binding S4 domain-containing protein is translated as MAERQRLDKWLWFARVVKSRSLATRLVASGHVRINARRIDAPAKAVGPGDVLTIALEQQVRVLKILDPGTRRGSFPEARLLFEDLSSGAAAQK
- a CDS encoding FAD-dependent oxidoreductase, with translation MVADRGAENSPSEGLSCRCCIVGGGPAGMMLGLLFARAGIDTIVVEKHADFLRDFRGDTIHPSTLEALSDLGLLEEFLKLPHQEARQLSAQIGAVTIPLADFSHLPTHAKFIAFMPQWDFLDFLAQKAARYPQFRLMMSTEVTGLLREGSRVAGVQAETKDGALTIRADLTIGADGRHSQVRAEAGFAPLNIGAPMDVLWFKLSRRRDDPIEVFGRLDAGQMLVTINRGEHWQCGYVIPKDAADEIKAAGIAALRARIAELAPFLADRTAELASFDDVRLLSVAVDRLPLWHKPGLLCIGDAAHAMSPVGGVGINLAIQDAIATANLLSQPLLSQPRPPDECLARVQARREFPTKVTQAIQVFIQNKLISRILKGIGPVEPPWFLRLFKSFPILRRLPARVVGMGIRPERVASPNAGERPMAAGSR
- a CDS encoding serine hydrolase — protein: MDTSSRRPACSAADETICGGNRKPKHWLAGLAVATFAFCLAVVSAASAAPALVIELNSGAVLYQDQAAQPWYPASLTKLMTVYVALKAVRDHSISLDTPLVVSARATSMPPSKMGFRPGTLVTLNTALKMLMVKSANDIAVTVAEGVSGSVEAFADDMNESAASLGMQQSHFVNPNGLPDPRHVSSARDLAILGRALYLTFPERADLFNIGALELDGRVITNHNNMLGRYPGVDGMKTGFTCAAGFNIVLSASQGGKRLIAVVLGSPNVALRTIRAATLFDRGFAGVDQPSGSVVDLQAQGAAAPDMGNAICRNRGSAIAQANADIERLMAPLEAANARAFAAPESAAYDSSALSRISPMATRITLVPAPDFDPVPISIGAPAGYVGPIAQARAGHTPVGTDAPPEAVSAYAPAKQPTLADSAPLAQDVGALPMKGRSKHALRSAAKASHGRRPAATQTASEESDGKDVKASPKSAHAAKGKPQHVKDIAAKTKTAKTEASKAKAETRQQAIAKAGKSHGAAAKVAQKAGAKKAETNAVQ